The following coding sequences are from one Mycolicibacterium aichiense window:
- a CDS encoding phosphoketolase, with protein MDSISEETIDQLDGWWRAANYLSVGQIYLLDNPLLRTPLSREDVKPRLLGHWGTTPGLNFLYAHLNRTIKAREQSTVYVSGPGHGGPGLVANAYLDGTYTETYPDITRDAEGLRRLFRQFSFPGGIPSHVAPETPGSIHEGGELGYALSHAYGAAFDNPDLLVVAVVGDGEAETGALATSWHSNKFVNTARDGVVLPILHLNGYKIANPTVLARIPDDELRSLMVGFGHEPYFFEVTEDAAADHADAHRRFATLLDQVLDRIAEIKASPSDDRPAWPMIVFRTPKGWTGPAYIDGKKTTGSWRAHQVPLASARDTPEHLQVLADWLASYRAEELFDADGTLDPNIAALAPEGQLRMSDNPHTNGGLLLKDLRLPDFRTFGVDVPAPGATVAEATRVLGQWLTEVIRLNPDNFRIFGPDETASNRLQAVFDVTDKQWSAELLGPEVDEHLARAGRVMEMLSEHQCQGWLEGYLLTGRHGLFNCYEAFIHIIDSMFNQHAKWLKVTNHIPWRRPIASLNYLLSSHVWRQDHNGFSHQDPGFIDHVVNKRAEVVRVYLPPDANTLLSTYDHCLRSRQYVNVVVAGKQPHPNFLTMEEAIAHCTRGLGIWEWAGNETIGEDPDVVIAAAGDVPTLEALAAVDLLRQHLPELRVRFVNVVDLMRLQDDTEHPHGLSSRAFDGVFTADKPVIFAYHGYPWLIHRLTYRRSNDSRIHVRGYKEEGTTTTPFDMVMLNDLDRYHLVIDVIDRVPHLQSSCATLRQQMVDKRLAAREYTRTHGDDIPEVRDWVWPDARGGQITAAVDATAATGGDNE; from the coding sequence ATGGACTCGATAAGCGAAGAGACCATTGACCAACTCGACGGCTGGTGGCGGGCAGCCAATTATCTCTCGGTCGGACAGATCTACCTGTTGGACAATCCGCTGCTGCGCACTCCGCTCAGCCGCGAGGACGTCAAACCCCGGTTGCTCGGCCACTGGGGCACCACGCCGGGGTTGAACTTCCTCTACGCCCACCTCAACCGCACCATCAAGGCGCGCGAGCAGTCGACGGTGTACGTCAGCGGACCCGGTCACGGCGGCCCCGGCCTGGTGGCCAACGCCTACCTGGACGGCACCTACACCGAGACCTACCCCGACATCACCCGGGACGCCGAGGGCCTGCGGCGGTTGTTCCGCCAGTTCTCCTTCCCCGGTGGCATCCCCTCCCACGTCGCCCCGGAGACCCCCGGGTCGATCCACGAGGGCGGCGAGCTCGGCTACGCGCTGTCGCACGCCTACGGGGCAGCCTTCGACAATCCGGACCTGCTGGTGGTCGCGGTGGTCGGCGACGGCGAGGCCGAGACCGGTGCGCTGGCCACCAGCTGGCATTCCAACAAGTTCGTCAACACCGCCCGCGACGGGGTGGTACTGCCGATCCTGCACCTCAACGGATACAAGATCGCCAACCCCACGGTGTTGGCACGCATCCCGGACGACGAATTGCGCAGCCTCATGGTCGGATTCGGCCACGAGCCCTACTTCTTCGAGGTGACCGAGGACGCGGCGGCCGATCACGCCGACGCGCATCGCCGGTTCGCCACCCTGCTCGACCAGGTGCTGGACCGGATCGCCGAGATCAAGGCCTCGCCCTCCGACGACCGGCCGGCGTGGCCGATGATCGTGTTCCGCACCCCCAAGGGATGGACCGGCCCGGCCTACATCGACGGCAAGAAGACCACCGGATCGTGGCGTGCGCACCAGGTCCCGCTGGCCAGCGCCCGGGACACCCCTGAGCACCTGCAGGTGCTGGCCGATTGGCTGGCGTCCTACCGTGCCGAGGAACTCTTCGACGCCGACGGCACGCTGGACCCGAACATCGCCGCGCTGGCGCCGGAAGGTCAGCTGCGGATGAGCGACAACCCGCACACCAACGGCGGATTGTTGCTCAAAGACCTTCGGCTGCCCGACTTTCGGACGTTCGGGGTGGATGTGCCCGCACCGGGTGCCACGGTCGCCGAGGCCACCCGGGTGCTCGGCCAGTGGCTGACCGAGGTGATCCGGCTCAACCCGGACAACTTCCGGATCTTCGGGCCCGACGAAACCGCGTCCAATCGGCTGCAGGCGGTCTTCGACGTGACCGACAAGCAGTGGAGTGCCGAGCTGCTCGGACCCGAGGTCGACGAACATCTGGCCCGGGCGGGGCGCGTGATGGAGATGCTGTCGGAGCATCAATGCCAGGGCTGGCTGGAGGGTTACCTGCTGACCGGCAGGCACGGGCTGTTCAACTGCTACGAGGCGTTCATCCACATCATCGACTCGATGTTCAATCAGCACGCCAAATGGCTGAAGGTGACCAACCACATCCCGTGGCGCCGGCCGATCGCCAGCCTCAATTACCTTCTGTCCAGCCATGTTTGGCGCCAAGACCACAACGGCTTCAGCCATCAGGACCCGGGCTTCATCGACCACGTCGTCAACAAGCGGGCCGAAGTGGTGCGGGTGTACCTGCCGCCGGATGCCAACACCCTGCTGTCCACCTACGACCACTGCCTGCGCTCGCGCCAGTACGTCAACGTCGTCGTCGCAGGAAAGCAGCCGCACCCCAACTTCCTCACCATGGAGGAGGCGATCGCGCACTGCACTCGCGGCCTGGGCATCTGGGAGTGGGCCGGCAACGAGACGATCGGGGAAGATCCCGACGTGGTGATCGCGGCCGCCGGTGACGTCCCGACGCTGGAGGCGCTGGCCGCCGTCGACCTGCTGCGCCAGCACCTGCCGGAGCTGCGGGTCCGGTTCGTCAACGTCGTCGACCTGATGCGGCTACAGGACGACACCGAGCATCCGCACGGACTGTCGAGCCGGGCGTTCGACGGCGTCTTCACCGCGGACAAGCCGGTGATCTTCGCCTATCACGGCTACCCCTGGCTGATCCATCGGCTGACCTACCGCCGTAGCAACGACAGCCGCATCCACGTTCGCGGGTACAAGGAAGAAGGCACCACCACGACGCCGTTCGACATGGTGATGCTCAACGACCTGGACCGCTACCACCTCGTCATCGACGTCATCGACCGAGTGCCGCACCTGCAGTCGAGCTGCGCAACTCTGCGCCAGCAGATGGTCGACAAGCGGCTCGCCGCCCGCGAATACACCCGCACCCACGGCGACGACATCCCCGAGGTACGCGACTGGGTATGGCCGGATGCGCGCGGCGGCCAGATCACCGCGGCGGTCGACGCCACCGCCGCGACCGGCGGGGACAACGAGTAG
- a CDS encoding CPBP family intramembrane glutamic endopeptidase gives MSEHSAVAAPPHPHALQLAALHHFRVYVDIGVVVVVLAMSNLLAHFTTPWANIAVVPAAAAGLLVLVRSRGLGWAELGLGREHWRSGALYALGAVLLVLTVIAVGALLPWTRPMFLNNHYATLSGALVASMIIIPLQTVIPEELAFRGVLHGALDRAWGFRGVAAAGSLLFGLWHVASSLGLTSSNVGFTRLFGGGFLGMLAGVVMAVLATGAAGFVFTWLRRRSGSLIAPIALHWSLNGLGALAAALVWHLST, from the coding sequence ATGTCCGAGCACAGCGCGGTGGCCGCGCCTCCCCATCCGCACGCGCTGCAGCTGGCCGCCCTGCATCACTTCCGCGTCTACGTCGATATCGGCGTCGTCGTCGTCGTGCTCGCCATGAGTAACCTGCTCGCCCACTTCACCACGCCGTGGGCCAACATCGCTGTGGTGCCCGCCGCTGCCGCCGGCTTGCTGGTGCTGGTGCGCTCCCGCGGATTGGGCTGGGCCGAACTGGGATTGGGTCGCGAACACTGGAGGTCCGGCGCGCTCTACGCGCTGGGTGCGGTGCTGCTGGTGCTGACCGTGATCGCCGTCGGCGCGCTGCTCCCCTGGACCCGCCCGATGTTCCTGAACAATCACTACGCGACGCTGTCCGGCGCCCTGGTCGCCTCGATGATCATCATTCCGCTGCAGACCGTCATCCCCGAGGAGCTCGCCTTCCGTGGCGTGCTGCACGGCGCGCTGGACCGGGCCTGGGGCTTCCGGGGCGTGGCCGCAGCGGGGTCGTTGCTGTTCGGGTTGTGGCACGTCGCGAGTTCACTGGGCTTGACCAGCAGCAACGTCGGTTTCACGCGTTTGTTCGGGGGCGGGTTCCTGGGCATGCTCGCCGGGGTGGTCATGGCGGTCCTGGCCACCGGCGCGGCCGGATTCGTCTTCACCTGGCTACGGCGGCGCAGCGGCAGCCTGATCGCGCCGATCGCATTGCACTGGTCGCTCAACGGCCTCGGCGCACTGGCCGCCGCGCTGGTGTGGCACCTGTCAACCTGA
- a CDS encoding CGNR zinc finger domain-containing protein has protein sequence MADWLADPESKPAPEPLARVQALVNTADLESGADRLAAAGDAQPWLRSHGLLPVDGTVTPQELDEIREVREALRALLVHNAGGPAPTADELRPLSRITDSATARVHLGPDGALDVAADADSLPGRLLSLLLIVSEAQRDGTWAQLKACGNANCRWAFYDRSRNHGGTWCDMATCGNKLKNREFRARRSRTSG, from the coding sequence ATGGCCGACTGGCTGGCAGACCCCGAGAGCAAGCCGGCGCCGGAGCCGCTCGCCCGGGTCCAGGCGCTGGTCAACACCGCCGACCTGGAATCCGGCGCCGACCGGCTGGCCGCCGCCGGCGACGCGCAGCCCTGGTTGCGATCCCATGGCCTGCTCCCGGTAGATGGCACTGTCACGCCGCAGGAGCTGGACGAGATCCGTGAGGTGCGAGAGGCGCTGCGCGCACTGCTGGTGCACAACGCGGGCGGTCCCGCGCCGACCGCCGACGAACTGCGCCCGCTGAGCCGGATCACCGACAGCGCCACCGCGCGGGTGCATCTGGGTCCCGACGGCGCGCTCGATGTGGCCGCGGACGCCGATTCCCTTCCGGGGCGGCTGCTCTCGCTGCTGCTGATCGTCTCGGAGGCCCAGCGCGACGGGACCTGGGCGCAGCTGAAGGCGTGCGGCAACGCGAACTGCCGGTGGGCGTTCTATGACCGCTCCCGAAACCACGGCGGTACGTGGTGCGATATGGCCACCTGCGGCAACAAACTCAAGAACCGGGAGTTTCGCGCGCGGCGCAGCCGAACCTCAGGTTGA
- a CDS encoding zinc-binding alcohol dehydrogenase family protein, with the protein MRAWRVRRPGPMRTHPLELDSAAPVPRPAPGDLLVAVLACGVCRTDLHVTEGDLAVHRPHVTPGHEVVGEVVAVGSDVGAEFVIGDRVGIAWLRHTCGVCQYCRRGAENLCPNSRYTGWDADGGYADFATVPADFAHRLPAGYTDSELAPLLCAGIIGYRSLLRAELPPGGRLGLYGFGGSAHITAQVALAQGAEVHVMTRGTEAQELALSLGAASAQGAADPPPVPLDAAIMFAPVGELVLPALEALDRGGTLAIAGIHLSDIPALNYQRHLFQERQVRSVSSNTRADAREFLAFAGRHRIEVTTPEYPLGQADRALTDLVEGRIAGAAVLLP; encoded by the coding sequence ATGCGCGCCTGGCGGGTACGCCGGCCCGGGCCGATGCGCACTCATCCACTGGAACTGGACAGTGCCGCACCCGTCCCGCGGCCGGCGCCGGGCGACCTGTTGGTGGCCGTGCTGGCCTGCGGCGTCTGTCGCACCGACCTGCATGTCACCGAGGGTGACCTGGCTGTGCACCGCCCGCACGTGACACCCGGGCACGAGGTGGTCGGCGAGGTGGTCGCCGTCGGATCCGACGTGGGTGCGGAATTCGTCATCGGCGACCGGGTCGGCATCGCGTGGCTGCGCCACACCTGCGGGGTGTGCCAGTACTGCCGACGCGGCGCGGAGAACCTGTGCCCGAACTCGCGCTACACCGGGTGGGACGCCGACGGTGGCTATGCCGACTTCGCCACTGTGCCTGCTGATTTCGCCCACCGACTGCCGGCGGGCTACACCGACAGCGAGCTGGCCCCGCTGCTGTGCGCCGGGATCATCGGCTACCGGTCGCTGCTGCGGGCCGAACTCCCGCCCGGGGGACGGCTGGGGCTCTACGGATTCGGCGGCAGCGCCCACATCACCGCGCAGGTGGCGCTGGCGCAGGGCGCCGAGGTGCACGTCATGACGCGTGGCACCGAGGCGCAGGAGCTGGCGCTGAGCCTCGGGGCGGCGTCCGCCCAGGGTGCGGCCGACCCGCCGCCGGTCCCGCTGGACGCGGCGATCATGTTCGCCCCGGTCGGCGAGCTGGTGCTGCCTGCTCTCGAGGCGCTCGATCGCGGCGGGACGCTGGCGATCGCGGGCATTCACCTCAGCGACATCCCGGCGCTGAACTATCAGCGCCACCTGTTCCAGGAACGTCAGGTCCGGTCGGTCTCGTCGAACACCCGCGCAGACGCCCGCGAGTTCCTTGCCTTCGCGGGCCGCCATCGCATCGAGGTCACCACACCGGAATATCCGCTCGGACAAGCCGACCGGGCCCTGACCGATCTGGTCGAGGGTCGGATCGCGGGGGCCGCGGTCCTGCTGCCGTGA
- a CDS encoding GlsB/YeaQ/YmgE family stress response membrane protein: MDMVAATEFLARSTTLTSVGWIGYIIIGALAGWIAGKIVKGGGSGILMNIVIGIVGALVGGFLLSFFLDTAAGGWWFTLFTAVLGSVILLWIVGMVRKT; encoded by the coding sequence ATGGACATGGTTGCAGCGACTGAATTCCTCGCCCGTTCGACGACGCTGACCAGCGTCGGCTGGATCGGCTACATCATCATCGGCGCGCTGGCGGGCTGGATCGCCGGCAAGATCGTCAAAGGCGGCGGCTCGGGAATCCTGATGAACATCGTCATCGGGATCGTGGGCGCGCTCGTCGGCGGGTTCCTGCTGAGCTTCTTCCTGGACACCGCCGCGGGCGGATGGTGGTTCACCCTGTTCACCGCGGTCCTTGGCTCGGTCATCCTGCTGTGGATCGTCGGTATGGTCCGCAAGACCTGA
- a CDS encoding APA family fibronectin-binding glycoprotein: protein MTQPDSISRRPGLWTAFAVTAVTAATAVTIALPSSTAVADPSTPTPTTAAPAVPPATPPATDPNAPVAPPPADPNAPPPPPADPNAPPPPPADPNAPPPPPADPNAPPPPPADPNAPPPPAPLEPGRVPNASGGFSYLLPAGWVVSDASRLNYGQALLSKTTAPAENGQPAPTANDTSVILGRLDLKLFAGAEQDNSKAAIRLASDMGEFFMPFPGVRLNQQSGALQAGDMPGYFSSYEVKFTDTTKPNGQIWAGVVGTSVPNAPRDQRNQRWFVVWLGTAKDPIDPAAAKALAESIRPYTAPPPPAADPNAPVADPNAPPPAAGGRIPLGVPVPVETPVPGMTPGQ, encoded by the coding sequence ATGACGCAGCCGGACTCGATTTCGCGACGGCCAGGCCTGTGGACGGCGTTCGCGGTCACCGCGGTGACCGCCGCCACCGCCGTCACGATCGCCCTGCCGTCGTCGACCGCCGTCGCGGATCCCTCGACGCCGACACCCACCACGGCGGCACCCGCCGTCCCGCCGGCGACGCCGCCGGCCACCGATCCCAATGCCCCGGTCGCACCGCCGCCTGCGGATCCCAACGCCCCGCCGCCGCCGCCCGCGGACCCCAATGCACCGCCGCCGCCTCCGGCCGATCCGAACGCCCCGCCGCCGCCGCCCGCGGACCCCAATGCACCGCCGCCGCCTCCGGCCGATCCGAACGCCCCGCCGCCGCCCGCGCCGCTCGAGCCGGGTCGGGTCCCGAACGCATCGGGTGGTTTCAGCTACCTGCTTCCCGCCGGCTGGGTGGTGTCGGACGCGTCGCGGCTCAACTACGGCCAGGCGCTGCTGAGCAAGACCACCGCACCGGCGGAGAACGGGCAGCCCGCACCGACCGCCAATGACACCAGCGTCATCCTCGGCAGGCTGGACCTGAAGCTGTTCGCCGGCGCCGAGCAGGACAACAGCAAGGCCGCGATCCGGCTCGCATCGGACATGGGCGAATTCTTCATGCCGTTCCCCGGCGTCCGGCTCAACCAGCAGAGCGGCGCGCTGCAGGCCGGTGATATGCCGGGCTACTTCTCGTCCTACGAGGTGAAGTTCACCGACACCACCAAGCCCAACGGCCAGATCTGGGCCGGTGTGGTCGGCACCTCCGTCCCGAACGCGCCGCGCGACCAGCGCAATCAGCGTTGGTTCGTGGTGTGGCTGGGCACCGCCAAGGATCCGATCGATCCGGCCGCCGCCAAGGCGCTCGCCGAGTCGATCCGCCCGTACACGGCGCCGCCTCCGCCGGCGGCAGATCCCAACGCGCCGGTGGCCGATCCGAACGCGCCGCCACCCGCCGCGGGTGGGCGCATCCCGCTCGGTGTTCCCGTCCCGGTGGAGACGCCGGTGCCCGGGATGACCCCCGGCCAGTAG
- a CDS encoding sulfate/molybdate ABC transporter ATP-binding protein: MAELQFAAAVAERSYEVAFEVAAGEVLAILGPNGAGKSTTLHVIAGLLQPDSGRVCVGGRTLTDTAAGISVPTHDRRVGLLLQDPLLFPHLDVQANVAFAPRSRGAGRAAARHAAAQWLAEVGLADLADRRPDQLSGGQAQRVAIARALAAEPDVLLLDEPLAGLDVAVAASARALLRRVSSDGRATVLITHDLLDVLTLADRVMVLDAGGVAEIGAVGEVLAAPRSSFGARIAGVNVVRGMAAGPDALRAVDGTLWHGRHADASSGDGALVAVFTPAAVAVYRDLPHGSPRNSVEIRVAELDADGARVRVRGQEQADGAPGLAADITAESAAALRLAAGDSVWFTVKAQEVALHPAAR, from the coding sequence GTGGCTGAGCTGCAGTTCGCGGCCGCGGTGGCCGAGCGCTCGTACGAGGTGGCATTCGAGGTCGCCGCCGGGGAGGTGCTGGCCATCCTCGGGCCGAACGGTGCGGGTAAGTCCACCACGCTGCACGTGATCGCCGGTCTGCTGCAGCCGGACTCGGGCCGGGTCTGCGTCGGCGGCCGCACGCTGACCGACACCGCGGCGGGGATCTCGGTGCCGACCCACGACCGTCGCGTCGGCCTGCTGCTGCAGGATCCGCTGTTGTTTCCGCACCTGGACGTGCAGGCCAACGTCGCGTTCGCGCCGCGCAGTCGCGGTGCGGGCCGCGCGGCGGCCCGGCACGCCGCCGCGCAGTGGCTGGCCGAGGTGGGGTTGGCCGACCTCGCCGACCGCAGGCCGGATCAGCTCTCCGGCGGGCAGGCGCAGCGGGTGGCGATCGCCCGTGCGCTGGCCGCCGAGCCCGATGTGTTGCTGCTCGACGAGCCGCTGGCCGGACTCGATGTCGCGGTCGCGGCGTCGGCGCGGGCGCTGCTGCGGCGGGTGTCATCGGACGGGCGCGCGACGGTGTTGATCACCCACGACCTGCTCGACGTGCTGACGCTGGCGGACCGCGTGATGGTGCTCGACGCCGGCGGCGTCGCCGAGATCGGCGCGGTCGGCGAGGTGCTGGCGGCGCCGCGCAGCAGCTTCGGCGCCCGTATCGCCGGCGTGAACGTCGTGCGGGGGATGGCCGCCGGTCCGGACGCCCTGCGTGCTGTCGATGGGACGTTGTGGCACGGCAGACACGCCGATGCGTCGTCCGGCGACGGTGCGCTGGTCGCGGTGTTCACCCCGGCGGCGGTCGCGGTCTACCGCGACCTGCCGCACGGTAGCCCGCGCAACAGCGTCGAGATCCGGGTCGCGGAACTCGACGCCGACGGCGCGCGGGTGCGGGTGCGCGGCCAGGAACAGGCCGACGGCGCGCCCGGCCTGGCGGCCGACATCACCGCAGAGTCGGCGGCGGCCTTGCGGCTGGCCGCAGGCGACTCGGTGTGGTTCACAGTCAAGGCACAGGAGGTCGCCTTGCACCCCGCAGCGCGCTGA
- a CDS encoding ABC transporter permease: protein MKRSRAHRTQPPLPRWVYVPAALGAAFVVLPLAAMAVKVDWTNFWSLISSPASRAALLLSLRTAAASTAMCVIMGVPMALVLARNDGRIVRALRPLILLPLVLPPVVGGIALLYAFGRLGLLGSYLEAAGIRIAFTTSAVVLAQTFVSLPFLVIALEGAARTAGADYEIVAATLGARPATVWWRVTLPLLMPGLVSGAVLAFARSLGEFGATLTFAGSRQGVTRTLPLEIYLQRESDADAAVALSLLLVVVAAVVVLGLGARRLSGWTGSG from the coding sequence GTGAAGCGCAGCCGGGCGCACCGGACGCAGCCGCCGCTGCCGCGGTGGGTCTATGTGCCCGCAGCGCTGGGCGCGGCCTTCGTGGTGCTGCCGCTGGCGGCGATGGCGGTCAAGGTCGACTGGACGAACTTCTGGTCCCTGATCAGCAGTCCTGCGTCCCGGGCCGCGCTGCTGCTGAGCCTGCGCACCGCGGCGGCCAGTACGGCGATGTGCGTGATCATGGGTGTTCCGATGGCGCTGGTGCTGGCTCGCAACGACGGCCGGATCGTGCGGGCGTTGCGACCGCTGATCCTGTTGCCGCTGGTGCTGCCGCCGGTGGTCGGCGGTATCGCGTTGCTGTATGCGTTCGGCAGGCTCGGTCTGTTGGGCAGCTATCTGGAGGCGGCGGGCATCCGGATCGCGTTCACCACCAGCGCGGTGGTGCTGGCGCAGACGTTCGTCTCGCTGCCCTTCCTGGTGATCGCGCTGGAGGGCGCGGCCCGCACCGCGGGCGCCGACTACGAGATCGTGGCGGCGACGCTGGGGGCACGGCCGGCGACCGTGTGGTGGCGGGTGACGCTGCCGCTGCTGATGCCCGGCCTGGTCTCCGGCGCCGTGCTGGCCTTTGCCCGCTCGCTCGGCGAGTTCGGGGCCACGCTGACCTTCGCGGGGTCGCGACAGGGCGTGACCAGGACCCTGCCGCTGGAGATCTATCTGCAACGGGAGAGCGACGCCGACGCGGCGGTCGCCCTGTCGCTGCTGCTGGTCGTCGTTGCCGCGGTGGTGGTGCTGGGCCTCGGGGCGCGCCGGCTGTCCGGCTGGACCGGCAGTGGCTGA
- a CDS encoding SDR family oxidoreductase, translating to MDVLVTGGDTELGRAIAEGFRDAGHKVVISGARRDDLEVAAKELDVDAIVCDATDAETLGGLRSEFPHHLDTIVHVPAPAWAGGDPRTFSLSDTAKAWRTALDATVLSAVLLVQNIGDHLRSGGSIVTVVPDNPRDGGADAAVKAALSNWTAGQADYFGTRGITVNTVACGRSAEPSYDGLSSTPPSVAAEIARLALFLTTPAARHITGQTVHVGRGALANFG from the coding sequence ATGGACGTGCTGGTCACCGGAGGTGACACCGAACTGGGTCGGGCGATTGCGGAAGGTTTTCGCGACGCCGGCCACAAGGTCGTCATCAGCGGGGCACGCCGCGATGATCTCGAGGTGGCCGCCAAGGAACTCGACGTCGACGCGATCGTGTGCGACGCCACCGATGCGGAGACGTTGGGTGGACTGCGCAGTGAGTTCCCGCATCACCTGGACACCATCGTTCACGTGCCCGCACCTGCCTGGGCCGGCGGCGACCCCCGCACCTTCAGCCTGAGCGACACCGCGAAGGCCTGGCGAACCGCGCTGGATGCCACCGTCCTGTCCGCGGTGCTGCTGGTGCAGAACATCGGTGATCACCTGCGGTCGGGCGGATCGATCGTCACCGTGGTGCCCGACAATCCCCGCGACGGCGGCGCCGACGCCGCGGTCAAGGCCGCGCTGTCGAATTGGACTGCGGGACAAGCGGATTACTTCGGTACCCGCGGCATCACCGTCAACACCGTGGCGTGCGGCCGCAGCGCCGAGCCGTCCTATGACGGGCTGTCGAGCACCCCGCCGTCGGTGGCAGCCGAGATCGCCCGCCTCGCACTGTTCCTGACCACGCCCGCGGCCCGGCACATCACCGGACAGACCGTGCACGTCGGCCGGGGCGCCCTCGCCAACTTCGGCTGA
- a CDS encoding LLM class F420-dependent oxidoreductase, which translates to MTIRLGIQIPNFSYGTGVPELFPTVIAQAQEAEAAGADAVFVMDHFYQLPSLGAPEEPMLEAYTALGALANATQRVQLGTLVTGNTYRNPTLLAKAITTLDVISQGRAVLGIGTGWFELEHDSLGYEFGTFTDRFNKLHEALDIILPMLEGERVTVDGTYYRTNEAFANPRLRDHIPLMIGGTGEKKTIPLAAKHFDHLNLVCGFDELARKVQVKNEQCEKVGRDPSALETSMLVFALIDENITEDFIPADVKQRAVWGGPEQIADQLKTKVLDAGVDGVILSPVTHLDGYHPGRITAVAQVVRPLLGG; encoded by the coding sequence GTGACGATTCGACTCGGGATCCAGATCCCCAACTTCTCCTACGGCACCGGTGTTCCGGAGTTGTTCCCGACGGTCATCGCTCAGGCGCAGGAAGCCGAAGCGGCCGGCGCCGACGCCGTCTTCGTGATGGACCACTTCTATCAACTGCCCAGCCTCGGCGCTCCCGAGGAACCGATGCTGGAGGCCTACACCGCGCTGGGCGCGCTGGCGAATGCGACGCAGCGGGTCCAGCTGGGCACGCTGGTCACCGGCAACACCTACCGCAACCCCACGCTGCTGGCCAAGGCCATCACCACCCTCGACGTGATCAGCCAGGGCCGGGCCGTTCTCGGCATCGGCACCGGCTGGTTCGAGCTCGAGCACGACTCACTGGGCTACGAGTTCGGCACCTTCACCGACCGGTTCAACAAGCTCCACGAGGCGTTGGACATCATCCTGCCGATGCTCGAGGGCGAGCGGGTCACAGTCGACGGCACCTACTACCGAACCAACGAGGCGTTCGCCAACCCGCGCTTGCGCGACCACATCCCGCTGATGATCGGCGGCACCGGCGAGAAGAAGACAATCCCGCTGGCCGCCAAGCACTTCGACCACCTCAACCTGGTCTGCGGCTTCGACGAGCTCGCCCGCAAGGTCCAGGTGAAGAACGAGCAGTGCGAGAAGGTCGGCCGTGACCCGAGCGCACTCGAGACCAGCATGCTCGTCTTCGCGCTCATCGACGAGAACATCACCGAAGACTTCATCCCCGCCGACGTCAAGCAGCGCGCGGTCTGGGGCGGCCCGGAGCAGATCGCCGACCAGCTCAAGACCAAGGTGCTCGACGCCGGCGTCGACGGCGTCATCCTCAGTCCGGTCACCCACCTGGACGGCTATCACCCCGGTCGCATCACCGCCGTCGCGCAGGTCGTGCGGCCCCTGCTCGGCGGGTAG